Proteins found in one Thermoplasmata archaeon genomic segment:
- a CDS encoding HlyC/CorC family transporter, which translates to MDPIVIGYVIAILVFICLSAFFSMSETAFTSVSEIKLKKMANEGDRKAERAIGILENYDKFLTTILIGNNLVNIAATSIATTMFAIFLGAETGALASTVIMTVTLLIFSEITPKSLAKKYPEKICIRICSAIHWVLIIFTPLSWFFTKIANLVGSSDGPAITEDELEVMIDEIQSDGVLEKSESELIKNAMRLDDIHVSEVYVHRVDIVAIDVDENIDDLGKLFVSSGFSRIPVYDDTIDNIIGVAYSKTYFTNKALGVKFSIHDILMPVKYIPETVTVADALSELQKSKIHLAVVLDSYGGTKGIVTMEDLLEELVGEIWDESDAVQQDVSASTGGCYIVKGMANLDDVMEKVGIFIDRDGYDDPSLSGFIMHKLQRAPTKGDVVELDNATITVNSVKGHRVIDCTLMVKNEPIEDELS; encoded by the coding sequence ATGGACCCCATAGTCATAGGCTATGTCATAGCTATTCTTGTGTTTATTTGCCTATCAGCATTCTTCTCAATGTCAGAGACCGCTTTCACCAGCGTCAGCGAGATCAAGTTGAAGAAGATGGCGAATGAGGGGGATCGCAAAGCAGAGAGGGCCATCGGTATTCTTGAGAACTACGACAAGTTCCTGACCACCATACTGATCGGAAACAATCTGGTCAATATCGCGGCAACTTCCATCGCCACGACGATGTTCGCCATATTCCTCGGTGCGGAAACCGGAGCGTTGGCATCAACTGTGATTATGACGGTGACCCTGCTTATCTTCAGCGAGATCACCCCCAAATCGCTGGCGAAGAAATACCCTGAGAAGATCTGCATCCGCATATGTTCGGCTATACACTGGGTGCTGATCATCTTCACACCCCTGTCGTGGTTCTTCACCAAGATTGCGAATCTGGTAGGGAGCAGCGACGGACCTGCCATCACAGAGGATGAATTGGAAGTCATGATCGATGAGATCCAATCGGACGGGGTCCTCGAGAAGAGCGAGAGCGAACTCATCAAGAACGCGATGAGGCTGGACGACATCCATGTGTCCGAGGTCTACGTCCACCGTGTCGATATCGTAGCGATAGATGTCGATGAGAACATCGATGATCTCGGAAAACTGTTCGTCAGTTCCGGTTTCTCCAGAATCCCTGTGTACGACGACACGATAGACAACATCATCGGAGTGGCTTACTCAAAAACCTACTTCACCAACAAGGCCCTCGGCGTCAAGTTCTCCATCCATGACATACTGATGCCTGTGAAATACATCCCAGAGACCGTCACCGTCGCTGATGCGCTCAGCGAACTCCAGAAATCCAAGATCCATCTCGCGGTCGTTCTGGACTCGTACGGAGGCACCAAGGGCATAGTCACCATGGAGGACCTCCTGGAAGAGCTCGTAGGTGAGATCTGGGATGAGAGCGATGCGGTCCAGCAGGACGTGAGCGCATCCACCGGAGGATGTTACATCGTCAAGGGAATGGCCAATCTGGATGACGTTATGGAAAAGGTAGGCATCTTCATAGACCGTGACGGCTACGATGACCCGTCCCTGTCCGGATTCATAATGCATAAGCTTCAAAGGGCACCTACCAAGGGAGATGTCGTCGAATTGGATAATGCCACGATAACCGTGAATTCTGTCAAGGGTCACCGTGTGATCGACTGCACATTGATGGTCAAGAACGAACCGATCGAGGACGAGCTTTCTTGA
- a CDS encoding cysteine hydrolase — MKALVVVDYQNDHVTGPMGGKFIPMIEKNICKRIEDTIKMRGDVYFVLDSFGDSILHNADSRSVSKYCIRGTTGVEVYGKVGDYLPNGFIIRKTSPGSEELMKKLRLYDEIELCGVETDVDILANAVIARTANPSALVIIRQNCVASRNSELAEEALDILIGLGVEVL; from the coding sequence ATGAAAGCACTGGTTGTCGTCGATTATCAGAACGACCATGTAACAGGCCCGATGGGCGGAAAATTCATACCGATGATCGAGAAGAACATCTGCAAACGTATCGAGGATACAATCAAGATGAGAGGAGATGTCTACTTCGTTCTTGATTCATTCGGGGACAGCATTCTGCACAATGCTGATTCCAGATCCGTTTCCAAGTACTGCATCAGGGGAACGACCGGTGTCGAAGTCTATGGAAAGGTCGGCGATTACCTTCCAAACGGGTTCATCATACGCAAGACATCGCCCGGTTCGGAGGAGCTGATGAAGAAGCTCAGGCTCTATGACGAGATAGAGCTGTGCGGAGTGGAGACCGATGTGGACATACTTGCGAATGCCGTGATCGCCAGGACTGCTAACCCCAGTGCACTGGTGATAATCCGTCAGAACTGTGTAGCGAGCAGGAATTCGGAACTCGCCGAGGAAGCATTGGATATCCTGATAGGGTTGGGTGTCGAGGTGCTTTGA
- a CDS encoding radical SAM protein has product MNPHITIVIKPTLFCNIDCKHCYHTPEERVKGEISLERVEKLIRMASEEYQTAWFIWHGGEPLTLPMSFYKEVIAMEEKYFGKNSMRYGNTINTNGTLLNKRLMAYCREKKINVGVSYEGPCNSILRAEDVEKTLKTLSAKDNKYSVGATISKESALRQKEIYQYFREKDISVSLSPVIAAGCGKCYVPDTKEFVKGSIEAYDQWFYDKTARVPLMPFYQYIMHYLGEPIPSDCAHTSCLTKWLCMYPDGSLYPCAKACPKDFCMGNIDGIDSIADAFKSDGFRNILVGSIVRREKCSKCDIFEYCNGGCSVDAFYENGLTENGGQSCEAYKVIFGHVAESIQRIIDEKPDLDEYNPFVKDAIIGKLINPKNTGL; this is encoded by the coding sequence ATGAATCCACACATCACCATCGTTATCAAACCGACACTTTTCTGCAATATTGACTGCAAACACTGTTATCATACACCCGAAGAGAGGGTGAAAGGCGAGATCTCCCTGGAAAGGGTGGAGAAGCTCATCAGGATGGCTTCCGAGGAGTATCAGACAGCATGGTTCATCTGGCATGGCGGAGAACCGCTCACTCTGCCGATGTCCTTCTACAAAGAAGTCATCGCCATGGAGGAGAAGTACTTCGGGAAGAACTCCATGAGGTACGGGAACACCATCAACACCAACGGTACTCTTCTGAACAAGAGGCTCATGGCCTATTGCAGGGAGAAGAAGATCAATGTGGGAGTCTCATACGAAGGCCCCTGCAACAGTATTCTCAGGGCGGAGGATGTGGAAAAGACATTGAAGACGCTTTCCGCCAAGGACAACAAGTATTCTGTCGGAGCTACCATATCCAAGGAGTCGGCTCTCAGGCAGAAGGAGATCTATCAGTATTTCAGGGAAAAGGACATCAGCGTTTCACTCTCGCCTGTGATCGCAGCAGGATGCGGGAAGTGCTACGTCCCCGATACTAAAGAATTCGTCAAAGGAAGCATCGAGGCATATGACCAGTGGTTTTATGACAAGACCGCGAGGGTCCCGCTAATGCCATTCTACCAATACATAATGCATTATTTGGGAGAACCAATCCCTTCGGATTGCGCCCACACATCATGCCTTACGAAATGGTTGTGCATGTATCCGGACGGTTCTCTGTATCCGTGCGCTAAGGCATGTCCTAAGGATTTCTGCATGGGGAACATAGACGGTATCGATTCCATCGCGGATGCATTCAAGTCAGACGGATTCAGGAACATTCTCGTCGGCTCGATAGTGAGGCGCGAGAAGTGTTCGAAGTGCGATATCTTCGAATACTGCAACGGAGGATGCAGCGTGGATGCCTTTTATGAGAACGGTCTGACGGAGAACGGCGGACAGTCCTGTGAGGCATACAAGGTGATATTCGGACATGTTGCTGAATCCATCCAGAGGATAATCGATGAGAAGCCCGATCTCGACGAGTACAATCCCTTTGTTAAGGATGCAATAATCGGCAAACTGATCAATCCGAAGAACACTGGTCTTTGA
- the cysK gene encoding cysteine synthase A, whose product MAVFNDIIETIGETPIVRLNKLPAEGSKVYVKIERGNPGGSIKDRAVLSMIEDAEAKGVLKKGGTIIEPTSGNTGIAIAMIAAVRGYRAVIVMPDSMSLERRQAIRAYGAEIVLTPGSGGMGAAVEKANEIAKETGGWVCGQFDNPMNAVAHRVGTGREILRDLPDIDYVFSGFGTAGTACGLALAFKDAGSRAKVIGVEPAESPLVTEGKAGPHKIQGIGANFVPTIFDRDLLADVVTVKGDDAIRTTVEMARKEGIFCGISSGAAVYAALKKAEEEPDKIILAILPDGGEKYMSTGIFD is encoded by the coding sequence ATGGCAGTCTTCAATGACATCATCGAAACGATAGGCGAAACCCCCATAGTCCGTCTGAACAAACTTCCAGCCGAGGGTTCAAAGGTATATGTCAAAATAGAGAGAGGCAACCCCGGGGGATCCATCAAGGACCGCGCTGTTCTATCGATGATCGAGGATGCGGAGGCCAAAGGTGTCCTGAAGAAGGGCGGGACCATCATCGAGCCCACTTCCGGAAACACAGGTATCGCCATAGCTATGATCGCAGCAGTACGCGGATACAGGGCAGTCATCGTGATGCCGGATTCCATGTCGCTGGAGCGCAGACAGGCCATACGCGCGTACGGGGCTGAGATAGTCCTCACGCCGGGATCTGGCGGAATGGGGGCTGCTGTGGAAAAGGCAAATGAAATCGCCAAAGAGACCGGAGGATGGGTATGCGGCCAGTTCGACAACCCTATGAATGCGGTCGCCCACCGTGTGGGGACCGGGAGGGAGATCCTCCGCGACCTGCCTGATATCGATTATGTCTTCTCCGGTTTCGGCACAGCAGGAACCGCATGCGGACTTGCCTTGGCATTCAAAGATGCTGGTTCCAGGGCCAAAGTGATAGGTGTGGAGCCTGCAGAGAGCCCCCTTGTGACTGAAGGCAAGGCGGGACCCCACAAGATTCAAGGGATAGGGGCAAATTTCGTCCCCACCATCTTCGACAGGGATCTTCTCGCAGATGTCGTCACAGTCAAAGGCGACGATGCAATCAGGACCACGGTGGAAATGGCTCGTAAAGAAGGAATCTTCTGCGGAATATCATCTGGTGCTGCGGTCTATGCCGCTCTTAAAAAGGCTGAGGAAGAACCCGACAAGATCATTCTGGCGATTCTGCCTGACGGCGGAGAGAAATACATGAGCACCGGAATCTTCGACTGA
- a CDS encoding MFS transporter: MEYSEKEAKAVVWACYISGFIAPLLSTMMNLSLVNIGEDFNTGSHDLAYVNSAFLLASVLFMVPFAKLADIIGKKKMFVIGLMIIVIGCFIACLAPGFWFVVLGRAIIGVGAASIATVSISMITDVTPPQRRGTALGYNTMFIYMGLSLGPFIGGTLNDLIGWRLLFLLTVPLAAISTFIILKGFKGDIRPDPDGVFDTKGSIIYGIAIMLSMGGVMNLPATWAVVSLMVGLLFFILFIKNQIGNSHCLLKMSLFKNWVFTGSCIAAFMSYAASYSISFFLALYLQSIGSLTATEAGVVMVTQPLVQCLTTAYFGKLTDRMENKAILPTVGMVLTAVCLFTYTTYDIDTPLYMPIVSMIIGGLGFAMFSSPNTTIIMSSVPREHTSEASGMVSFMRQSGMVVSMGIAMLIITVTMGSTDNLGPETYGLFLDAMTLSMTVCLVMCIIGAITSVFRGIPKKN, encoded by the coding sequence ATGGAATACTCGGAGAAGGAGGCTAAGGCTGTTGTTTGGGCATGCTACATATCAGGCTTCATAGCCCCTCTTCTGAGCACGATGATGAACCTTTCTCTGGTAAACATCGGAGAGGACTTCAACACAGGTTCTCACGACCTCGCCTATGTGAATTCCGCATTCCTGTTGGCATCGGTCCTATTCATGGTACCGTTCGCGAAGCTAGCGGACATTATAGGAAAGAAAAAAATGTTCGTGATAGGCCTGATGATAATCGTCATAGGCTGTTTCATCGCATGTCTGGCGCCGGGATTCTGGTTCGTTGTCCTGGGAAGGGCAATTATCGGTGTAGGTGCGGCTTCGATCGCCACTGTCAGCATATCAATGATCACTGACGTCACCCCTCCCCAAAGAAGAGGGACGGCTCTAGGCTACAACACCATGTTCATTTACATGGGGCTATCATTAGGTCCGTTCATCGGAGGGACTCTCAATGATCTCATCGGATGGAGGCTGCTATTCCTTCTGACCGTACCTTTGGCGGCCATATCGACATTCATCATCCTCAAGGGTTTCAAAGGAGATATCAGGCCGGATCCAGACGGAGTCTTCGATACCAAAGGTTCGATAATCTATGGTATCGCAATCATGCTTTCGATGGGAGGTGTGATGAACCTTCCGGCTACCTGGGCCGTCGTATCTTTGATGGTCGGTCTGTTGTTCTTCATATTGTTCATCAAGAATCAGATAGGCAACAGCCATTGTCTTCTGAAGATGAGCCTGTTCAAGAATTGGGTGTTCACAGGTTCATGCATAGCCGCATTTATGAGCTATGCCGCTTCATACTCCATCTCCTTCTTCCTTGCCCTGTACCTGCAGAGTATCGGAAGCCTCACTGCGACCGAGGCCGGTGTTGTCATGGTCACTCAGCCCTTGGTCCAATGCCTTACTACCGCTTATTTCGGAAAGCTTACTGATAGGATGGAGAACAAGGCCATCCTCCCAACAGTAGGTATGGTCCTTACTGCGGTGTGTTTGTTCACATATACGACCTATGATATCGACACCCCTCTCTACATGCCGATAGTCTCTATGATCATCGGAGGATTGGGATTCGCTATGTTCTCCTCCCCGAATACTACGATCATAATGTCCTCGGTGCCAAGGGAGCACACCAGCGAGGCATCCGGAATGGTTTCCTTCATGAGACAGTCGGGAATGGTGGTCAGCATGGGTATTGCCATGCTGATAATCACAGTGACCATGGGTTCTACTGATAATCTGGGCCCGGAGACGTACGGATTGTTCCTTGATGCCATGACCCTCTCTATGACTGTTTGCCTGGTCATGTGCATCATCGGAGCGATAACCTCTGTATTTAGAGGAATTCCTAAAAAAAATTAA
- a CDS encoding cation transporter yields the protein MDEAAKSNFDFQKIIAVVGFSLMAIKFVAYYLTGSMAILTDALESIVNVVAAFVGLYALYLSAQPADKSHPFGHGKIENISAIIEGTMILVAGGLIIYESIMSLLNPGEIRKLDVGLVIVAAAALVNFLVGRAAVRKGKKTRSPALVASGKHLCSDTYSSVGIIVGLMVVYVAMSLGYDAAWLDSSIAIIFGIIIGLTGIHVIKRSIDDSMDRNDEELMEQITALLNEYRHDDWIDIYKVRLIKYGHGLFVDMHLVLPRDMSVLESYEEEAQIEEAIKWKFGEEVEVSVTASPCTEFFCRYCDRNCFNRCEGYEKNLKWTSDSLMNPYMHNPPRVIVIDGSLNNDR from the coding sequence ATGGATGAAGCGGCTAAGAGCAATTTTGATTTCCAGAAGATAATTGCAGTCGTAGGATTCTCTTTGATGGCGATCAAGTTTGTCGCCTATTACCTGACAGGATCGATGGCGATTCTAACAGATGCTTTGGAATCGATCGTCAATGTGGTGGCTGCTTTCGTAGGTCTGTATGCATTATACCTTTCTGCACAGCCTGCCGATAAATCGCATCCATTCGGCCACGGTAAGATCGAAAACATCTCCGCCATCATAGAAGGTACCATGATACTCGTTGCAGGCGGTCTGATCATATACGAGTCCATAATGTCCTTGCTGAATCCTGGAGAGATAAGAAAGCTGGATGTCGGTTTAGTTATTGTCGCCGCTGCGGCATTGGTCAATTTCCTAGTAGGAAGGGCTGCGGTAAGGAAAGGAAAGAAGACACGTTCTCCCGCACTCGTGGCAAGCGGAAAGCACCTTTGTTCGGACACCTATTCTTCAGTGGGCATCATAGTGGGTTTGATGGTTGTTTATGTTGCCATGTCCCTGGGGTATGATGCAGCATGGCTGGATTCTTCCATTGCGATAATATTCGGAATAATCATCGGATTAACAGGAATTCACGTCATAAAGCGCAGCATCGACGATTCCATGGATAGGAACGATGAAGAACTCATGGAGCAGATCACAGCCTTACTCAACGAATACAGGCACGATGATTGGATCGACATATACAAGGTAAGATTGATCAAGTACGGTCACGGACTGTTCGTCGATATGCATCTCGTTCTTCCCAGGGATATGTCTGTATTGGAATCATATGAGGAGGAGGCGCAGATCGAAGAGGCCATCAAATGGAAATTCGGTGAAGAGGTCGAGGTGTCGGTCACAGCTTCGCCATGTACCGAATTTTTCTGCAGATACTGCGATAGGAATTGTTTCAACAGATGCGAGGGCTATGAGAAGAATCTCAAATGGACCTCGGATTCGCTGATGAACCCGTACATGCATAACCCTCCCAGAGTCATCGTCATCGACGGTTCTTTAAACAACGACCGCTGA
- a CDS encoding PHP domain-containing protein, with product MGKADTHLHTQYSGFSKLGVMKFPESVLSPEMQVDKCRKNGMDVIAITDHDETRGAFIAQEYAKRFDDIDVIVGEEVTTHDGEVIGLFLNERIPEDLPIEETVDIIREQGGLVIAPHPFSYHVFGLKERILTLDIDGFETINGGHPDAYSNKFARLVMDRYPGRWADMSGSDAHSIYTSGYNWTEFEGTTAEDFRKSILNRTTKAAGVPAPVLGQVQWSIEVALGGAKLLRKALRGKLEPVEGDHLIEKILSINDLKKVTGIFAAYAYTTPWMAGLATVLSTAWLAKGARKMNAQIPQRLEEVDRIIKEYDANRS from the coding sequence ATGGGAAAAGCGGACACACACCTTCACACTCAGTACTCGGGTTTTTCAAAGTTAGGAGTGATGAAATTTCCAGAATCTGTCCTCTCGCCCGAGATGCAGGTGGACAAGTGCAGAAAGAACGGTATGGACGTCATCGCGATCACGGACCACGATGAAACGAGAGGAGCATTCATCGCTCAAGAGTATGCAAAGAGATTCGACGATATCGACGTCATAGTGGGGGAAGAGGTCACAACTCATGACGGAGAGGTCATCGGACTTTTCCTGAACGAAAGGATACCTGAGGATCTGCCGATCGAGGAAACGGTGGACATCATTCGCGAACAGGGAGGGCTCGTTATAGCACCCCATCCTTTCAGCTACCATGTCTTCGGCCTCAAGGAACGCATCCTCACTCTGGACATAGATGGTTTCGAGACCATCAACGGAGGACATCCCGACGCTTATTCCAACAAGTTCGCCAGATTGGTCATGGACAGGTACCCTGGCAGATGGGCCGACATGTCCGGTTCCGATGCACACTCAATCTACACATCGGGATACAATTGGACCGAGTTCGAAGGGACCACCGCCGAGGACTTCAGAAAGTCCATCCTGAACAGGACCACGAAGGCGGCTGGTGTGCCCGCTCCGGTACTGGGACAGGTCCAGTGGAGCATAGAGGTTGCGCTCGGAGGAGCAAAACTCCTTAGAAAAGCTCTGAGGGGAAAGCTTGAACCTGTGGAAGGTGACCACCTGATAGAGAAGATCCTCAGCATCAATGATCTGAAGAAGGTCACCGGGATATTCGCAGCGTACGCTTACACAACCCCTTGGATGGCCGGACTCGCTACGGTCCTGAGCACAGCATGGCTCGCAAAGGGTGCAAGGAAGATGAATGCCCAGATACCTCAGCGTCTTGAAGAGGTCGACCGCATCATAAAGGAATACGATGCCAACAGATCCTGA